The sequence GCACCCGCGACGAGGACGACGACCCACGACCGCCAGTTGGCGAGGTTGAGCGTGTAGCCGACGCCGAACGGTTTCTCGACGAGCATCCCCTCGCCGGGTTTCCAGTACGACGAGATCATGCGGCTCAAGCTCGGTCGATCGAAGTTGTACGGTACTCCGAGGATCTCTCCGGAGGTCGGTTTATCTGCCATGGGCCAACGTACGTCCTCACCTGATATGAGTATTGGGTGCTCGCTCGTGCGACGAACGCGGCGTCGCGGTCGAAAGGGACTACGAGTTGCCGCCGACGTACCGACCACGCCCTTCGACGTCCTCGAGTCGCTCGAGTACCCGTTCGTCGCCCACCTCGCGGTATCCCTCGCGGACGGCCTCTCGCAGGGGGTCGGGCTCGTCTGCAGTTCCGACGAGGCTCTGATCGAAGACGTGCAGGTCCATCGCGTAGTCTTCGACGTGGTCGGCGTGATAGCCCAGTCCGAAGTCGATGAGGTACGTCCGCTCTCGGTTCTGGGCGCGGGCGTCGTCCGTTCGATCGTTCGACGGCGCGTGATATCGCCCTACCCGCACGTTTCGGGTCGTCGGATCGCCGTGGACGAATCCCGCCAGGTGGATTCGTGCCAGGTGTCGCCCCACATCTCCGATGCTTGCGGGCGTCAGCGCATCCCGCAAGTCGCACTCGCCTACGTACTCGAACTCGAGTCGCGCCTCGAGCGGGTCGACGTCGCCGAGAACGGGCGTCGGGACCCCTTCGCGGCGGGCGAGGCTGGTCAGACGAGCCTCGAGCGTCGTCCGCTCGCGTCGCAGACGTTCGTCCAGCTCGGGGTGGCGGTAGCGTTTCGGTCGGCGGCGTTTCGTCACCCGATTCGCGCCCGGTTCGAGGTCGACGACAGCTTCGGCACCTCTGATTCGCTCCTCCTCACTGTCGGTGACGGCGAGTTCCGGTTCGCCGTCCCGCCAGCTAACCGGAACCTGATCCGGCCGAAAGTTCGGATCGACGCGCGAGTCCGCAAGCGCGAGGGTGTCGCCCGCCCCGTACATCTTCGCACCTAACACGGCGATCATCCCCGCGTTGTCGCCCAGGAACCGCGCGTCGGGAGCGTGAAACGACGCGCCGCGCTGGTCGCACATGACCGCCAGCATATCCCGCAGGCGGGCGTTCCGTCCGACGCCGCCCCCGAGAACGAGTTCGTCGCTGCCGGTCAGCGAGAGCGCGCGCTCTGAGACCTCCGTCAGCATAGCGAAGACGTTCTCCTGGAGGGAGTAACAGACGTCCTCGACCGGAACTCCATTGTCGTATCGCTG is a genomic window of Natrarchaeobius halalkaliphilus containing:
- a CDS encoding DUF5808 domain-containing protein; protein product: MADKPTSGEILGVPYNFDRPSLSRMISSYWKPGEGMLVEKPFGVGYTLNLANWRSWVVVLVAGALLWQQEQSTSEASEESEDEPVEVIVDDGDD
- a CDS encoding bifunctional N(6)-L-threonylcarbamoyladenine synthase/serine/threonine protein kinase, translating into MSSATRVLGIEGTAWAASAAVYDSGRDGVDSVFIETDAYEPDSGGIHPREAAEHMHDAIPRVVERALEHARETFDGPIDEPPVDAVAFSRGPGLGPCLRIVATAARALSQALDVSLVGVNHMVAHLEIGRHTSGFDSPVCLNASGANAHLLAYRNGRYRVLGETMDTGVGNAIDKFTRHVGWSHPGGPKVEAAAEDGGYVDLPYVVKGMDFSFSGIMSAAKQRYDNGVPVEDVCYSLQENVFAMLTEVSERALSLTGSDELVLGGGVGRNARLRDMLAVMCDQRGASFHAPDARFLGDNAGMIAVLGAKMYGAGDTLALADSRVDPNFRPDQVPVSWRDGEPELAVTDSEEERIRGAEAVVDLEPGANRVTKRRRPKRYRHPELDERLRRERTTLEARLTSLARREGVPTPVLGDVDPLEARLEFEYVGECDLRDALTPASIGDVGRHLARIHLAGFVHGDPTTRNVRVGRYHAPSNDRTDDARAQNRERTYLIDFGLGYHADHVEDYAMDLHVFDQSLVGTADEPDPLREAVREGYREVGDERVLERLEDVEGRGRYVGGNS